One window of the Rhipicephalus sanguineus isolate Rsan-2018 chromosome 4, BIME_Rsan_1.4, whole genome shotgun sequence genome contains the following:
- the LOC119390551 gene encoding monocarboxylate transporter 10-like: MDRCWSVPFASAFSAFLLVMNSSCYGFLYVLFMKKYGIDHAEAAWPASALVIAGSCVCIAVSALQDKLSVFHITLVGGLLASLGLVASTFAPNIAWMTFTFGVLHGAGIGTALLGFSLYILLYFDKYSGTAFAVMWVFRAVSGMAGTQLLWHLANAYGVEGSLLITGGLLLHVVPFTMFIKSPSPTRISLCASIQKPGKNTYNPVANKASSQHVQLPSPSSRVLPEELSATHRPSAPTSSFASVMASLRTWPFYAALFYSAMCEYLFVTFNATVVAYGVDKGSSLEDSKQVVIYNSVGLLVGRVVIPFATEKLCYRHCPGVSASFLAAAICFFMLTQVSTYAGLVATASVMGVAQGYVLCMKSVIVADHVGLECFTFCCGVGGLLSVPLWLSGPSIIGFFRDKNGSYDYLYVMLAVLCLLHAVLLGLLSWREVILRRQRREQIFHEVDMPELQHMKEPCTM; encoded by the exons ATGGACAGATGCTGGAGCGTGCCGTTCGCCTCAGCATTCTCGGCCTTCTTGTTGGTCATGAACAGCTCGTGTTACGGCTTCCTCTACGTGCTCTTCATGAAAAAGTACGGGATCGACCATGCGGAGGCCGCCTGGCCCGCGAGTGCACTGGTCATCGCTGGAAGCTGTGTGT GTATCGCCGTTAGCGCGCTGCAAGACAAGCTGTCTGTCTTTCACATCACGCTGGTGGGAGGACTCCTGGCTTCACTTGGTCTCGTGGCTTCCACGTTCGCTCCGAACATCGCCTGGATGACTTTTACCTTCGGTGTTCTCCACG GAGCCGGAATCGGGACAGCTCTGCTGGGTTTCAGCTTGTACATCCTCTTATACTTCGACAAATATTCCGGCACCGCATTCGCGGTAATGTGGGTATTCAGAGCCGTTTCCGGAATGGCTGGTACACAACTACTATGGCACCTGGCGAATGCGTACGGCGTTGAGGGAAGCCTTCTGATAACCGGCGGTCTTCTGCTGCACGTCGTCCCATTCACAATGTTCATCAAATCCCCCAGCCCAACCCGCATTTCTTTATGTGCCTCTATACAAAAGCCAGGGAAAAACACTTATAACCCAGTTGCGAACAAAGCTTCCAGCCAACATGTTCAGTTGCCTTCGCCAAGTTCTCGAGTTTTACCAGAAGaactgtctgctactcaccgccCGTCTGCGCCTACCAGTTCGTTTGCAAGTGTCATGGCAAGCCTGCGTACCTGGCCTTTCTACGCGGCTCTATTTTACTCTGCCATGTGTGAGTACCTATTCGTGACCTTCAACGCGACGGTGGTCGCCTACGGTGTCGACAAAGGTTCCTCGCTCGAAGACAGCAAGCAAGTTGTGATTTACAACTCCGTGGGACTTCTCGTCGGCCGGGTGGTCATTCCTTTTGCGACGGAAAAACTTTGCTATCGTCACTGCCCTGGGGTCTCGGCGAGTTTCTTAGCTGCCGCCATTTGCTTCTTTATGCTAACACAGGTGTCAACATACGCTGGTCTGGTTGCCACGGCCTCGGTAATGGGAGTTGCGCAGGGCTACGTATTGTGCATGAAGTCGGTGATCGTCGCAGACCACGTAGGCTTGGAGTGCTTCACTTTCTGCTGTGGTGTGGGAGGACTGCTGTCGGTACCGCTGTGGCTTTCTGGACCTTCCATAATCG GTTTCTTCCGAGACAAGAACGGATCGTACGACTACCTTTACGTCATGCTTGCCGTCCTGTGTCTGCTTCATGCAGTGCTGCTGGGCTTACTTAGTTGGCGGGAAGTAATTCTGAGAAGACAGCGGCGGGAACAGATATTCCATGAAGTGGACATGCCAGAGTTACAGCATATGAAGGAACCCTGCACCATGTAA